Proteins found in one Perca fluviatilis chromosome 9, GENO_Pfluv_1.0, whole genome shotgun sequence genomic segment:
- the LOC120565587 gene encoding uncharacterized protein LOC120565587 codes for MIYFFHHYELPAILQQIRIQEMLLQNQQAGQQQAGQPAGQQAGQPAGQPEGQPAGQPEGQPANNQAQALQDNLNNNAATTAAGTEPEQENTDPLATPQTPHSEPNATMPTGAGEVRAELNWVSQTAAIFTEALSAAGDAAGASVVAEVWVDGRETGGDRRGERGGGGEEKDRQSETVEERGEKGAGMEDLNVVSVEIKATGGDPPIRGQEGSEGAGPRPNTDCPPPQSCTGTDCRAPQRPQTPS; via the coding sequence ATGATCTACTTTTTTCACCACTACGAGCTTCCTGCCATCCTGCAGCAGATCCGGATCCAGGAGATGCTTCTGCAGAACCAGCAGGCGGGTCAGCAACAGGCGGGTCAGCCAGCAGGTCAGCAGGCGGGTCAGCCAGCAGGTCAGCCAGAGGGTCAGCCAGCAGGTCAGCCAGAGGGTCAGCCGGCCAACAACCAGGCACAGGCGCTGCAGGACAACCTCAACAACAACGCTGCCACTACAGCCGCTGGGACAGAACCAGAACAGGAAAACACTGACCCACTCGCCACCCCGCAAACACCACACAGCGAGCCAAACGCCACCATGCCTACAGGAGCGGGAGAGGTGAGGGCAGAGCTGAACTGGGTCTCTCAGACAGCGGCCATCTTTACCGAAGCTCTGAGCGCCGCCGGAGATGCAGCGGGCGCCAGCGTGGTGGCAGAGGTCTGGGTGGACGGAAGAGAAACGGGAGGAgacagaagaggagaaagaggaggaggaggagaagaaaaagacagacagagcgaAACGGTAGAAGAAAGGGGAGAAAAAGGAGCAGGAATGGAAGATTTGAATGTTGTTTCAGTAGAAATTAAAGCCACAGGAGGAGATCCTCCAATCAGAGGGCAGGAGGGGTCAGAGGGGGCGGGGCCCCGCCCAAACACAGACTGCCCCCCCCCACAGAGCTGCACAGGTACAGACTGCAGAGCGCCACAGCGGCCGCAGACGCCGTCCTGA
- the LOC120565586 gene encoding membralin-like isoform X1, giving the protein MSENQPNNNNVPLNNNNNNNMGPNRLRNPNINQNPLINVRDRLFHALFFKMAVTYARLFPPSFRRVFEFFVLLKALFVLFILAYIHIAFSRSPIDCLEAVRERWPRDGILRVEIQRNSSRAPVFLQHYDAAAGLQEALGAGGEAGLGAGLSLAALQDEDEEEEEMTMEMFDNSSVQFDLDMEPRLKPSLIGGGGGGGGGGGNGSQDVSFSQTTKGMQPLDDSVSELEMMTRAVWPQEEYIVEYSLEYGFLRLSQSTRQRLNIPVMVVTLDPTKDECFGDGFSRFLLDEFLGYDDILMSSVKALAENEENKGFLRNVVSGEHYRFVSMWMARTSYLAAFVIMVIFTLSVSMLLRYSHHQIFVFIVDLLQMLEMNMTIAFPAAPLLTVILALVGMEAIMSEFFNDTTTAFYIILIVWLADQYDAICCHTNTSKRHWLR; this is encoded by the exons ATGTCTGAGAACCagcccaacaacaacaacgtccctctgaacaacaacaacaacaacaacatgggaCCCAACCGGCTACGGAACCCCAACATCAACCAGAACCCGCTCATCAACGTCCGGGACCGCCTCTTCCACGCACTCTTCTTCAAGATGGCCGTCACCTACGCCCGACTGTTCCCGCCATCTTTCAGGAGGGTCTTCGAGTTCTTCGTCCTGCTAAAG GCGCTCTTCGTCCTCTTCATCCTGGCCTACATCCACATCGCCTTCTCTCGCTCGCCCATCGACTGTCTGGAGGCGGTGAGGGAGCGCTGGCCGCGGGACGGCATCCTGCGGGTGGAGATCCAGAGGAACTCCAGCCGCGCGCCCGTCTTCCTGCAGCACTACGACGCCGCGGCCGGCCTGCAGGAGGCGCTGGGGGCAGGGGGGGAGGCCGGGctgggggcggggcttagccTGGCAGCGCTGCAGGAcgaagatgaggaagaggaggagatgacCATGGAGATGTTTGACAACAGCTCCGTACAG TTTGATCTGGACATGGAGCCTCGTCTGAAGccgtctctgattggtggaggaggaggaggggggggaggaggagggaatgGCAGTCAGGACGTCTCCTTCAGTCAGACCACTAAAGGTATGCAGCCGCTGGACGACTCAGTGTCTGAGCTGGAGATGATGACCAGAGCAG TGTGGCCCCAGGAGGAATACATCGTGGAGTATTCTCTGGAGTACGGCTTCCTGCGTCTGTCTCAGAGCACCAGACAGAGACTCAACATCCCCGTCATGGTCGTCACTCTGG ATCCCACGAAGGACGAGTGTTTCGGTGACGGATTCAGTCGCTTCCTGCTGGACGAGTTTTTGGGCTACGATGACATACTGATGTCCAGCGTGAAGGCGCTCGCTGAGAACGAAGAGAACAAAG GGTTCCTGAGGAACGTGGTGTCTGGAGAACATTACCGCTTCGTCAGCATGTGGATGGCCAGAACGTCGTACCTGGCCGCCTTCGTCATCATGGTCATCTTC aCTCTCTCCGTGTCCATGCTGCTCAGATATTCTCACCACCAGATCTTCGTTTTCATCG TGGATCTTCTTCAGATGCTGGAGATGAACATGACCATCGCCTTCCCAGCAGCCCCTCTGCTCACCGTCATCCTGGCCCTCGTTG GCATGGAGGCCATCATGTCGGAGTTCTTCAACGACACGACGACGGCGTTCTACATCATCCTCATCGTGTGGCTGGCCGACCAGTACGACGCCATCTGCTGCCACACCAACACCAGCAAACGCCACTGGCTCAGGTGA
- the LOC120565586 gene encoding membralin-like isoform X2 has product MSENQPNNNNVPLNNNNNNNMGPNRLRNPNINQNPLINVRDRLFHALFFKMAVTYARLFPPSFRRVFEFFVLLKALFVLFILAYIHIAFSRSPIDCLEAVRERWPRDGILRVEIQRNSSRAPVFLQHYDAAAGLQEALGAGGEAGLGAGLSLAALQDEDEEEEEMTMEMFDNSSVQFDLDMEPRLKPSLIGGGGGGGGGGGNGSQDVSFSQTTKVWPQEEYIVEYSLEYGFLRLSQSTRQRLNIPVMVVTLDPTKDECFGDGFSRFLLDEFLGYDDILMSSVKALAENEENKGFLRNVVSGEHYRFVSMWMARTSYLAAFVIMVIFTLSVSMLLRYSHHQIFVFIVDLLQMLEMNMTIAFPAAPLLTVILALVGMEAIMSEFFNDTTTAFYIILIVWLADQYDAICCHTNTSKRHWLR; this is encoded by the exons ATGTCTGAGAACCagcccaacaacaacaacgtccctctgaacaacaacaacaacaacaacatgggaCCCAACCGGCTACGGAACCCCAACATCAACCAGAACCCGCTCATCAACGTCCGGGACCGCCTCTTCCACGCACTCTTCTTCAAGATGGCCGTCACCTACGCCCGACTGTTCCCGCCATCTTTCAGGAGGGTCTTCGAGTTCTTCGTCCTGCTAAAG GCGCTCTTCGTCCTCTTCATCCTGGCCTACATCCACATCGCCTTCTCTCGCTCGCCCATCGACTGTCTGGAGGCGGTGAGGGAGCGCTGGCCGCGGGACGGCATCCTGCGGGTGGAGATCCAGAGGAACTCCAGCCGCGCGCCCGTCTTCCTGCAGCACTACGACGCCGCGGCCGGCCTGCAGGAGGCGCTGGGGGCAGGGGGGGAGGCCGGGctgggggcggggcttagccTGGCAGCGCTGCAGGAcgaagatgaggaagaggaggagatgacCATGGAGATGTTTGACAACAGCTCCGTACAG TTTGATCTGGACATGGAGCCTCGTCTGAAGccgtctctgattggtggaggaggaggaggggggggaggaggagggaatgGCAGTCAGGACGTCTCCTTCAGTCAGACCACTAAAG TGTGGCCCCAGGAGGAATACATCGTGGAGTATTCTCTGGAGTACGGCTTCCTGCGTCTGTCTCAGAGCACCAGACAGAGACTCAACATCCCCGTCATGGTCGTCACTCTGG ATCCCACGAAGGACGAGTGTTTCGGTGACGGATTCAGTCGCTTCCTGCTGGACGAGTTTTTGGGCTACGATGACATACTGATGTCCAGCGTGAAGGCGCTCGCTGAGAACGAAGAGAACAAAG GGTTCCTGAGGAACGTGGTGTCTGGAGAACATTACCGCTTCGTCAGCATGTGGATGGCCAGAACGTCGTACCTGGCCGCCTTCGTCATCATGGTCATCTTC aCTCTCTCCGTGTCCATGCTGCTCAGATATTCTCACCACCAGATCTTCGTTTTCATCG TGGATCTTCTTCAGATGCTGGAGATGAACATGACCATCGCCTTCCCAGCAGCCCCTCTGCTCACCGTCATCCTGGCCCTCGTTG GCATGGAGGCCATCATGTCGGAGTTCTTCAACGACACGACGACGGCGTTCTACATCATCCTCATCGTGTGGCTGGCCGACCAGTACGACGCCATCTGCTGCCACACCAACACCAGCAAACGCCACTGGCTCAGGTGA